A single region of the Arthrobacter sp. V1I7 genome encodes:
- the gyrA gene encoding DNA gyrase subunit A has translation MSDETPEVPAGSAGSEPVLEGTVLDTDVLTDRVEQVDLQTEMQRSYLDYAMAVIVGRALPDVRDGLKPVHRRVLYAMFDGGYRPERSFNKCARVVGEVMGQYHPHGDTAIYDALVRLIQDWTMRYPLALGQGNFGSPGNDGAAAPRYTETKMAPLAMEMVRDIDEETVDFQDNYDGKNQEPTILPARFPNLLVNGSSGIAVGMATNIPPHNLREVADGVQWYLANPAASREELLEELILRIKGPDFPTGATILGHKGIEDAYRTGRGSITMRAVVNVEELQGRTCLVVTELPYQANPDNLAIKIAELVKDGKISGIADLRDETSGRTGQRLVIVLKRDAVAKVVLNNLYKHTQLQDNFAANMLAIVDGVPRTLSLDAFIRHWVTHQMDVIARRTRYRLRKAEEEAHILRALLKALDALDEVIALIRASNTTEAARDGLMQLLDIDELQARAILDMQLRRLAALERQKIQDRHSELEALIAEYNSILASEERQREIISTELGEIVAKHGDDRRTKVLLGFDGDMSMEDLIPEEEMVVTITRGGYVKRTRSDNYRSQQRGGKGIKGAQLRGDDVVEHFFVTTTHHWLLFFTNLGRVYRAKAYELVEAGRDAKGQHVANLLAFQPDEHIAQVLDLRDYEQSPYLVLATKRGLVKKTRLEDYDTNRSAGVIAINLRDGDELVSAQLVSESDDLMLVSRMGQSIRFTATDEALRPMGRATSGVTGMKFREDDELLAADVVQDGSFVFVVTEGGYAKRTAVEEYRLQGRGGLGIKVGKYQEERGHLVGALIVHEEDEVLVVMEGGKVVRSSVAGVPAKGRDTMGVIFAKPDKNDRIIEVARNSERGLDSEDESPASEPDDVTLAEETGPHDGSVEAESVPAPESDESSGNAELDEDNTGGNE, from the coding sequence ATGAGTGACGAAACACCCGAGGTTCCGGCCGGTTCCGCCGGCAGCGAGCCTGTACTCGAAGGCACCGTCCTGGACACCGACGTGCTGACCGACCGCGTCGAACAGGTGGACCTGCAGACGGAGATGCAGCGCTCCTACCTCGACTACGCGATGGCCGTCATCGTCGGCCGCGCCCTCCCCGATGTCCGCGACGGCCTCAAGCCGGTTCACCGCCGCGTGCTCTATGCAATGTTCGACGGCGGCTATCGGCCGGAGCGTTCCTTCAACAAGTGCGCCCGCGTGGTCGGCGAGGTCATGGGCCAATACCACCCGCACGGCGACACGGCCATCTATGATGCGCTGGTGCGGCTCATCCAGGACTGGACCATGCGCTACCCGCTGGCGCTCGGACAGGGCAACTTCGGCTCCCCGGGCAACGACGGCGCAGCCGCTCCGCGGTACACCGAAACCAAGATGGCCCCCCTGGCCATGGAAATGGTCCGCGACATCGACGAGGAAACCGTCGACTTCCAGGACAACTACGACGGCAAGAACCAGGAGCCCACCATCCTGCCGGCGCGGTTCCCGAACTTGCTCGTCAACGGCTCCTCGGGCATCGCCGTCGGCATGGCCACCAACATTCCGCCACACAACCTCCGCGAGGTTGCCGACGGCGTCCAGTGGTACCTGGCCAACCCGGCCGCCAGCCGCGAGGAGCTGCTCGAAGAGCTGATCCTCCGGATCAAGGGCCCGGACTTCCCGACCGGCGCCACCATCCTTGGCCACAAGGGCATCGAGGACGCCTACCGCACCGGCCGCGGCTCGATCACCATGCGGGCGGTCGTCAACGTCGAGGAGCTCCAGGGCCGCACCTGCCTGGTGGTCACCGAGCTGCCCTACCAGGCCAATCCGGACAACCTGGCGATCAAGATCGCCGAGCTTGTCAAGGACGGCAAGATCTCCGGCATCGCCGACCTGCGGGACGAAACGTCCGGCCGCACCGGCCAGCGCCTCGTGATCGTGCTCAAGCGCGACGCCGTCGCCAAGGTGGTGCTGAACAACCTCTACAAGCACACCCAGCTGCAGGACAACTTCGCCGCCAACATGCTGGCGATCGTTGACGGGGTGCCCCGTACCCTGAGTCTTGACGCCTTCATCCGCCACTGGGTCACGCACCAGATGGACGTCATTGCCCGCCGGACGCGCTACCGCCTCCGCAAGGCCGAAGAAGAGGCGCACATCCTGCGTGCCCTGCTCAAGGCGCTGGACGCCCTGGACGAGGTCATCGCCTTGATCCGGGCCTCCAACACCACCGAGGCGGCCCGCGACGGACTGATGCAGCTGCTCGATATCGACGAACTCCAGGCCCGCGCCATCCTGGACATGCAGCTTCGCCGGCTCGCAGCCCTGGAACGCCAGAAGATCCAGGACCGCCACTCCGAACTGGAAGCCCTCATTGCCGAGTACAACTCGATCCTGGCCTCTGAGGAACGGCAACGCGAGATCATCAGTACCGAGCTGGGCGAAATCGTCGCCAAGCACGGCGATGACCGCCGCACCAAGGTCCTGCTGGGCTTCGACGGTGACATGTCGATGGAAGACCTGATTCCGGAAGAGGAAATGGTCGTCACCATCACCCGAGGCGGTTACGTAAAGCGCACCCGCAGCGACAACTACCGCTCGCAGCAGCGCGGCGGCAAAGGTATTAAGGGCGCGCAGCTGCGCGGCGACGACGTCGTCGAGCACTTCTTTGTCACCACGACGCACCACTGGCTGCTGTTCTTCACGAACCTGGGCCGCGTCTACCGGGCGAAGGCCTATGAACTCGTGGAGGCGGGACGCGACGCGAAGGGCCAGCACGTGGCCAATCTCCTCGCCTTCCAGCCTGACGAGCACATCGCCCAGGTGCTGGACCTGCGCGATTACGAGCAGTCGCCGTACCTGGTACTCGCCACCAAGCGCGGCTTGGTCAAGAAAACCAGGCTGGAGGACTACGACACGAACCGTTCCGCCGGTGTTATCGCAATTAACCTGCGCGACGGCGACGAGCTGGTTTCCGCCCAGCTGGTATCCGAAAGCGATGACCTCATGCTGGTGTCCCGGATGGGGCAGTCGATCCGCTTCACCGCGACGGACGAGGCCCTGCGCCCGATGGGCCGGGCAACGTCCGGCGTAACGGGCATGAAGTTCCGGGAGGATGACGAACTGCTGGCCGCCGACGTCGTCCAGGACGGCTCGTTCGTGTTCGTCGTCACGGAGGGCGGCTACGCCAAGCGCACCGCTGTTGAGGAATACCGGCTCCAGGGTCGCGGCGGCCTCGGTATCAAGGTGGGCAAGTACCAGGAGGAGCGCGGACATCTCGTCGGCGCCTTGATCGTCCACGAAGAGGACGAGGTCCTGGTCGTCATGGAAGGCGGAAAGGTCGTTCGGTCCTCCGTCGCCGGAGTTCCTGCCAAGGGACGCGACACGATGGGTGTGATTTTTGCCAAGCCGGACAAGAATGACCGCATCATTGAGGTCGCGCGCAACAGCGAACGCGGCCTGGACAGCGAAGACGAAAGTCCGGCATCTGAGCCGGATGACGTAACGTTGGCTGAAGAAACCGGACCGCACGACGGGTCCGTAGAGGCAGAATCAGTACCGGCCCCGGAGTCAGATGAGTCATCAGGCAATGCCGAGCTGGACGAAGACAACACCGGAGGTAACGAGTGA
- the gyrB gene encoding DNA topoisomerase (ATP-hydrolyzing) subunit B: MANDNVEIAEVEEVARGAADTPAEADTRHGYGASDITVLEGLEAVRKRPGMYIGSTGPRGLHHLVYEVVDNSVDEALAGYATHIEIVLQADGGVKVVDDGRGIPVDMHPTEHKPTVEVVMTILHAGGKFGGGGYAVSGGLHGVGISVVNALSSRVDTEVRRQGHVWRMSFADGGKPQGGLVKGEETDETGTTQTFYPDASIFESTEFDFETLRARFQQMAFLNKGLRITLTDERQAAKDASDDDLDLDVIPIEGEVPAEFHTVVYQYDDGLLDYVKHLNSGKKVDVVHEDVIAFETEDTERHIALEMAMQWTNAYSESVHTYANTINTHEGGTHEEGFRAAMTSLINRYAREKSIIKEKDDNLTGDDIREGLTAVISVKLADPQFEGQTKTKLGNSEVKGFVQRVVTDGLGDWLERNPGPARDVIRKAISAAQARMAARKARDNARRKSPLESFGMPGKLSDCSSKDPARCEVYIVEGDSAGGSAKRGRNPETQAILPLRGKILNVERARLDKALGNAEVQSMITAFGTGIGEDFDLAKLRYHKIVLMADADVDGQHITTLLMTLLFRYMRPLIENGYVYLAQPPLYRIKWSNAPHDYVYSDRERDAKLLSGQASGRRIPKDNGIQRYKGLGEMDYTELWDTTMDPDHRTLLQVTMDDALAADQIFSTLMGEDVESRRNFIQQNAKDVRFLDI, encoded by the coding sequence CGCGGGGAGCAGCGGACACCCCGGCTGAAGCCGATACCCGCCACGGCTACGGTGCCAGCGACATCACGGTGCTTGAGGGCCTCGAAGCGGTCCGGAAGCGCCCGGGTATGTACATCGGTTCAACCGGGCCGCGCGGCCTGCATCACCTGGTCTATGAGGTCGTGGACAACTCGGTCGATGAGGCGCTGGCCGGTTACGCCACCCACATCGAGATTGTCCTGCAGGCCGACGGCGGCGTGAAGGTTGTCGACGACGGTCGAGGCATCCCCGTCGACATGCATCCCACCGAACACAAGCCCACAGTCGAAGTTGTGATGACCATCCTGCACGCTGGTGGCAAATTCGGCGGGGGCGGCTACGCCGTTTCCGGCGGCCTGCACGGCGTCGGTATTTCCGTGGTCAACGCGCTTTCCAGCCGGGTCGACACCGAGGTCCGCCGCCAGGGCCACGTCTGGCGGATGTCTTTCGCCGACGGTGGCAAGCCCCAGGGCGGGCTGGTCAAGGGTGAGGAAACCGACGAGACCGGCACCACGCAGACGTTCTACCCGGACGCCAGCATCTTCGAAAGCACGGAATTCGATTTCGAGACCCTGCGCGCCCGCTTTCAGCAGATGGCCTTCCTCAACAAGGGGCTGCGCATCACGCTGACCGACGAACGCCAGGCGGCGAAGGACGCTTCCGACGACGATCTTGACCTCGACGTCATTCCGATTGAGGGCGAAGTCCCCGCGGAATTCCACACCGTCGTCTACCAGTACGACGACGGACTGCTGGATTACGTGAAGCACCTGAACTCCGGCAAAAAAGTCGATGTGGTCCACGAGGACGTGATCGCCTTCGAGACCGAGGACACGGAACGCCACATTGCCCTGGAAATGGCGATGCAGTGGACCAACGCCTACTCCGAGAGCGTGCACACCTACGCCAACACGATCAACACGCACGAAGGCGGCACCCACGAAGAGGGTTTCCGTGCCGCGATGACCTCCCTGATCAACCGCTACGCGCGGGAGAAGAGCATCATCAAGGAAAAGGACGACAACCTCACCGGCGATGACATCCGCGAAGGCCTGACCGCCGTCATTTCGGTCAAACTTGCCGATCCGCAGTTCGAGGGCCAGACGAAGACCAAGCTCGGCAACTCCGAGGTCAAGGGCTTCGTCCAGCGCGTCGTCACCGACGGACTCGGTGACTGGCTGGAACGCAACCCCGGACCCGCGCGCGATGTCATCCGCAAGGCCATTTCGGCCGCCCAGGCCCGCATGGCCGCCCGCAAGGCCCGCGACAACGCACGCCGCAAGAGCCCGCTGGAATCCTTCGGCATGCCCGGCAAGCTCTCGGACTGCTCCTCCAAGGACCCGGCCAGGTGTGAGGTCTACATTGTGGAGGGCGACTCCGCCGGCGGTTCCGCCAAGCGCGGCCGCAACCCGGAAACCCAAGCCATCCTGCCGTTGCGCGGAAAGATCCTGAACGTGGAACGGGCACGGCTGGACAAGGCCCTCGGCAATGCCGAAGTCCAGTCCATGATCACGGCGTTCGGCACAGGCATCGGTGAGGACTTCGACCTTGCCAAGCTGCGGTATCACAAGATCGTCCTGATGGCCGATGCCGACGTCGACGGCCAGCACATCACGACCCTGCTGATGACGCTGTTGTTCCGCTACATGCGTCCGCTGATCGAAAACGGCTACGTCTACCTGGCCCAGCCGCCGCTGTACCGGATCAAGTGGTCCAACGCCCCGCACGACTACGTCTACAGCGACCGTGAGCGCGACGCCAAGCTGCTTTCCGGCCAGGCCTCGGGCCGCCGGATCCCGAAGGACAACGGGATCCAGCGCTACAAGGGCCTCGGCGAGATGGACTACACCGAACTCTGGGACACCACCATGGATCCGGACCACCGTACCCTGCTGCAGGTCACCATGGACGACGCCCTGGCGGCCGACCAGATCTTCTCCACCCTGATGGGCGAGGACGTCGAATCGCGCCGGAACTTCATTCAGCAGAACGCCAAGGACGTCCGGTTCCTCGATATCTAG
- a CDS encoding DUF3566 domain-containing protein encodes MSNPDSYSTPNSGGTRQPVSAPRVSAPSRPQQRPGVSAGAADTAQHPPAPGQRPGQGAPAAPAQRPGQNPAGLIKPAPKAKVRRARLLVSKVEPWSVLKMAFLLSVALGIVTVVAAIVLWTVLDLTGIFNQVDSLLGTLAGSEGGGFELKKVASLGQVASFAVIIAVINVVLLTALSMLSAVLYNISATLVGGIGVTLTDD; translated from the coding sequence GTGAGTAATCCCGACTCATATTCCACGCCGAACAGCGGCGGAACGCGGCAACCTGTATCCGCGCCGCGCGTGAGCGCGCCGTCACGTCCCCAGCAGCGCCCGGGCGTTTCCGCGGGCGCCGCCGACACGGCGCAGCATCCCCCGGCACCCGGGCAGCGCCCCGGGCAGGGCGCCCCGGCGGCACCCGCTCAGCGCCCCGGCCAGAACCCGGCCGGCCTGATCAAGCCAGCCCCCAAGGCCAAGGTGCGCCGTGCCAGGCTGCTGGTCAGCAAGGTCGAACCCTGGTCCGTCCTGAAGATGGCCTTCCTGCTCTCGGTGGCCCTGGGCATCGTGACCGTCGTGGCCGCTATCGTGCTGTGGACTGTTCTGGACCTGACCGGCATCTTCAACCAGGTCGACAGCCTCCTGGGCACCCTGGCGGGGTCAGAGGGCGGCGGCTTCGAACTGAAGAAGGTGGCCTCGCTGGGTCAGGTGGCATCCTTCGCGGTCATCATCGCCGTGATCAACGTTGTGCTGCTGACCGCACTCTCCATGCTCTCAGCCGTGCTGTACAACATCTCCGCCACGCTGGTCGGCGGCATCGGCGTCACCCTGACGGACGACTGA